One segment of Solanum lycopersicum chromosome 1, SLM_r2.1 DNA contains the following:
- the LOC101256632 gene encoding probable E3 ubiquitin-protein ligase RHG1A: MESESDDDMTTESESDDNIDIDDMIYLIRLLEDIVLYVEGNEDEDEDENEEEVTEEIIGNMIKTRIHRDTDDGEEIICVICQCEYENDETIGTLECQHEYHESCIKEWLLKGKRSCPICRSSVLPS; encoded by the coding sequence ATGGAAAGTGAATCCGATGATGATATGACAACTGAAAGTGAATCcgatgataatattgatattgatgACATGATTTATTTGATACGTTTATTGGAAGATATTGTGCTCTACGTGGAAGGCAATGAGGACGAGGACGAGGACGAGAACGAGGAGGAGGTTACAGAGGAGATTATAGGAAATATGataaaaacaagaattcatcGTGATACTGACGATGGAGAAGAAATAATATGTGTTATTTGCcaatgtgaatatgagaatGATGAGACAATTGGCACTCTTGAATGTCAACACGAATATCACGAAAGCTGTATAAAGGAGTGGCTGTTGAAGGGAAAGAGATCTTGTCCAATTTGTAGGTCTTCAGTTTTACCGTCATag